Proteins from a genomic interval of Arthrobacter sp. CAN_C5:
- a CDS encoding DivIVA domain-containing protein — MSIFLVLVAVAVLGAVAFALLDGRRAGGQEATPAASFAGLVEPTPSLPAVLLPDEPDAADVGAVRFAPALRGYRMDQVDEVLDRLATALEERDATIAELRQARQDYP; from the coding sequence GTGAGCATTTTCCTTGTCCTGGTCGCGGTAGCAGTTCTCGGCGCGGTGGCGTTTGCGTTGCTGGATGGGCGCCGCGCCGGTGGACAGGAGGCGACGCCCGCCGCCAGCTTCGCAGGGCTGGTTGAACCCACCCCATCACTACCTGCGGTGCTGTTGCCCGACGAACCGGACGCCGCCGACGTGGGAGCGGTCCGGTTCGCGCCAGCCCTGCGCGGATACCGGATGGACCAGGTCGACGAGGTCCTCGATCGGCTGGCGACAGCGCTGGAGGAGCGCGACGCGACGATTGCCGAGCTTCGCCAGGCACGCCAGGACTACCCGTGA
- a CDS encoding DNA-3-methyladenine glycosylase I gives MSAGVRGEDGLIRCAWADSTADYRRYHDEEWGRSVAGEAALFERLSLEAFQSGLSWLTILRKRDAFRAAFSAFQPSAVADFDDDDVERLLQDQAIVRNRAKILATIANARALQQLPPGESLGILLEQHRPAPRPAPATLADVPAVVPESVALAKALKARGFRFVGPTTGYAMLQATGYVNDHLRHCWVRGSM, from the coding sequence GTGAGCGCCGGTGTCCGTGGCGAGGACGGCCTGATTCGCTGTGCCTGGGCGGATTCAACCGCGGACTACCGCAGGTACCACGACGAGGAATGGGGCCGGTCCGTCGCCGGTGAGGCGGCACTTTTCGAACGGCTCAGCCTTGAAGCTTTCCAGTCGGGTCTGAGCTGGCTCACGATCCTGCGCAAACGGGACGCCTTCCGGGCCGCGTTCAGCGCGTTCCAGCCGTCAGCGGTGGCTGATTTCGACGACGACGACGTCGAGCGCCTACTGCAGGACCAGGCGATCGTCCGCAACCGGGCCAAGATCCTCGCCACCATCGCCAACGCCCGCGCACTCCAGCAACTCCCGCCGGGGGAGTCCCTGGGCATACTGCTGGAACAACACCGTCCGGCGCCCCGGCCGGCACCGGCCACTCTGGCCGATGTTCCTGCGGTGGTCCCGGAATCGGTGGCTTTGGCCAAGGCCTTGAAGGCCCGCGGGTTCCGGTTTGTCGGGCCCACCACCGGGTATGCGATGCTTCAGGCCACGGGGTACGTGAACGACCATCTGCGCCACTGCTGGGTGCGGGGTTCGATGTGA
- a CDS encoding DUF3117 domain-containing protein yields the protein MAAMKPRTGDGPMEVTKEGRSLIMRVPIDGGGRLVVELNAEEAGKLKDCLLTVTE from the coding sequence ATGGCTGCGATGAAACCGCGGACCGGCGATGGGCCGATGGAAGTCACCAAAGAGGGACGCAGCCTGATTATGCGGGTCCCGATCGACGGCGGCGGGCGGCTCGTTGTCGAGCTCAACGCGGAAGAAGCGGGCAAGCTCAAGGACTGTCTCCTCACCGTCACCGAGTAG
- a CDS encoding O-methyltransferase codes for MSADKQSSWSYTEGLPDEDDVLLRARDRSYELGVTPVSTGVAAALTVLAATSKAQTVVEIGAGAGVSGVCILRGLGPQAVLTTIDSDVAHLRAAREAYAEAGVPGNRTRTISGRAADVLPRLTDAAYDLVFIDADKAGLPLYVNQAIRLLKPGGMLMLNDALDQDRVADPAIRDESTNVTRQVGRTIRDHDQLVTALLPTGHGLLLAVKMPTS; via the coding sequence ATGAGCGCGGACAAACAGAGCAGCTGGTCCTACACCGAGGGACTCCCCGATGAGGACGACGTGCTCCTGCGGGCCCGCGACCGGTCCTACGAACTCGGGGTCACCCCGGTCAGCACCGGTGTTGCCGCGGCTCTGACCGTCCTGGCCGCAACGTCGAAGGCGCAGACTGTCGTTGAAATCGGCGCGGGAGCCGGCGTTTCGGGAGTTTGTATCCTCCGAGGACTGGGGCCACAGGCGGTCCTGACCACGATTGATTCCGACGTCGCCCATTTGAGGGCAGCCCGGGAAGCGTACGCCGAAGCAGGCGTGCCGGGCAACCGGACCCGTACCATCTCGGGCCGGGCAGCCGACGTGCTGCCACGCCTGACCGACGCCGCGTATGACCTGGTCTTCATCGACGCTGACAAGGCAGGTCTCCCGCTCTACGTGAACCAGGCCATTCGCCTGCTCAAGCCCGGCGGCATGCTGATGCTCAACGATGCGCTGGATCAGGACCGGGTAGCGGACCCCGCCATCAGGGACGAATCGACGAACGTCACGCGCCAGGTGGGCCGCACCATTCGCGATCACGACCAATTGGTCACAGCGCTGCTTCCGACCGGCCATGGGCTGTTGCTCGCCGTCAAGATGCCAACCAGCTGA
- the sigE gene encoding RNA polymerase sigma factor SigE, with translation MSTSQTTVADSTAADGTPETEPVWVAPSWEEVVTVHSPKVYRLAYRLTGNKFDAEDLTQEVFVRVFRSLANFKPGTLDGWLHRITTNLFLDQARRKSRIRFDGLTEEAESRLPSSHPGPERTFEFNNLDIDVQAALEELPPDFRAAVVLCDLEGLAYNEVAEALGVKLGTVRSRIHRGRTMLREKLAHRDPSLTAAKGPRMQMPRIAGAR, from the coding sequence ATGTCCACTTCGCAAACAACGGTGGCCGATTCGACTGCTGCCGATGGAACCCCCGAGACGGAACCTGTTTGGGTGGCGCCGTCCTGGGAAGAGGTAGTGACTGTCCATTCGCCAAAGGTTTACCGTCTTGCCTACCGGCTGACGGGCAACAAGTTCGACGCCGAGGATCTCACGCAGGAAGTGTTTGTCCGGGTCTTCCGGTCGCTCGCCAATTTCAAGCCGGGCACGCTCGACGGCTGGCTCCACCGCATCACCACGAACCTGTTCCTCGACCAGGCGCGACGCAAGAGCAGGATCAGGTTCGACGGGCTCACCGAAGAGGCCGAAAGCAGACTTCCGAGCTCTCACCCCGGCCCCGAACGAACCTTCGAGTTCAACAACCTGGACATTGACGTGCAGGCCGCCCTGGAGGAGCTTCCCCCCGATTTCCGCGCCGCGGTGGTCCTCTGCGACCTTGAGGGACTGGCATACAACGAGGTTGCGGAGGCGCTCGGCGTCAAGCTCGGAACGGTTCGCTCCCGGATTCACCGCGGCCGCACGATGCTGCGGGAGAAACTCGCCCACCGGGATCCGTCGCTCACCGCGGCGAAGGGTCCGCGGATGCAGATGCCCCGGATTGCAGGTGCCCGTTAG
- a CDS encoding anti-sigma factor — translation MRHPKRHLADFVDGELPSGRRRAVENHLARCGSCREIVQGHRGVRNRLQNSEIPRPDADLVGRIMATAHHEPANAPVDLTDDVGHHGEQARRMSGFASRHRTPMAVAGGLVVVALATLTGAYVLGAESEDDILADTGRNGALMAGWESVAAESPSVLNASELEELRGGGWYCPDLERMGFTVSSAEAITVAGRPALMMVLEDGANSVTIYEQRKLGSGRQPEASPPINAVTGNSVTADGFERIGGMQRQLWVHPGHSWQVVLDSRSVTYTVISSLPAAEMPAAVNQLVLAEHSQLAPTTPTPHDPLSRILRGLNKLAQPSSGQ, via the coding sequence ATGCGACATCCGAAGCGACATCTAGCTGACTTCGTCGACGGGGAGTTGCCCTCCGGCCGCCGTCGGGCGGTCGAGAACCACCTTGCTCGCTGTGGTTCCTGCCGGGAGATCGTGCAGGGACATCGTGGTGTCCGGAACCGGCTACAGAATTCCGAGATCCCGCGACCCGACGCCGACCTGGTGGGCCGGATCATGGCCACAGCCCACCACGAACCGGCCAACGCGCCCGTGGACCTGACCGACGACGTCGGGCACCACGGTGAGCAGGCCCGCAGGATGAGCGGGTTCGCGTCGCGTCACCGCACACCGATGGCCGTCGCGGGCGGCCTCGTCGTTGTGGCATTGGCAACCCTGACGGGTGCCTATGTACTGGGTGCTGAATCGGAGGACGACATCCTCGCCGACACGGGCCGAAATGGCGCGCTGATGGCGGGCTGGGAGTCGGTGGCCGCCGAATCACCTTCGGTGCTGAATGCCAGCGAACTCGAAGAGCTGAGGGGCGGCGGTTGGTATTGCCCGGACCTGGAGCGGATGGGGTTCACGGTCTCCAGCGCAGAAGCGATCACCGTCGCCGGTCGCCCGGCGCTGATGATGGTGCTCGAGGACGGGGCCAATTCGGTCACCATCTACGAGCAACGGAAGCTGGGTAGTGGTCGGCAGCCTGAGGCGTCGCCGCCCATCAATGCCGTCACCGGGAACTCGGTGACTGCGGACGGCTTCGAACGCATCGGCGGGATGCAGCGCCAGCTGTGGGTGCACCCCGGCCACTCCTGGCAGGTGGTGCTCGACTCCCGCTCCGTGACCTACACGGTGATTTCCAGCCTGCCAGCTGCCGAGATGCCCGCGGCCGTCAACCAGCTGGTGCTGGCCGAACACTCGCAGCTCGCCCCCACCACGCCGACCCCCCACGATCCGCTCAGCCGGATCCTTCGCGGCCTCAATAAGTTGGCGCAGCCATCCTCGGGGCAGTGA
- a CDS encoding twin-arginine translocase TatA/TatE family subunit, producing MFGINGLEFLLLAVIAVMVLGPERLPEYAGQLGRLVKDLRRMATGAREQLRDEVGPELDEVDWRKLDPRQYDPRRIIKEALLDDVQEAFKPVSGGAPGSIKGSGGAASGAAGLASGGAVPPVESGPRARPMPSVASSPHLSVGERAPFDLEAT from the coding sequence GTGTTTGGAATCAACGGGCTCGAGTTTCTGCTGCTGGCGGTGATCGCCGTCATGGTGCTCGGACCCGAACGCCTCCCCGAGTATGCCGGTCAGCTGGGGCGGCTGGTCAAGGACCTTCGACGGATGGCCACCGGCGCCCGTGAACAGCTCCGGGACGAGGTGGGTCCGGAACTCGACGAAGTGGACTGGCGGAAGCTCGACCCCCGCCAGTACGACCCTCGCCGGATCATCAAGGAAGCCCTGCTCGACGACGTGCAGGAGGCTTTCAAGCCGGTCAGCGGCGGCGCACCCGGCAGCATCAAGGGGTCAGGTGGCGCAGCATCGGGCGCCGCCGGGTTGGCCTCGGGTGGGGCGGTTCCTCCGGTCGAGTCGGGACCACGTGCCCGCCCGATGCCGTCGGTAGCCAGCTCCCCACATCTTTCGGTCGGCGAGCGAGCACCGTTCGATCTGGAAGCGACCTAG
- a CDS encoding Mrp/NBP35 family ATP-binding protein, translating to MTETSATTLEEIDAALGTVIDPELRKPITELGMVAGTAFDDGVVTVDILLTIAGCPLRGTITRDVEAAVGGLPGVSAVEVRLGVMTQEQRDRLKEQLKGPGDRLGIPFNDPGSLTRIYAVASGKGGVGKSSVTVNLAVAMAAQGLRVGIVDADVYGFSVPSLMGITQAPTRVDEMILPPVAMDVKVISIGMFITGNQPVAWRGPMLHRALEQFLGDVHFGDLDVLFLDLPPGTGDIAISVAQLLPSSELLVVTTPQTAAADVAERAGTIAAQTGQKVSGVIENMSWLELPGGERMELFGRGGGAALAGRLTDAMGYPVPLLGSVPLEVALREGGDSGQPIVAGASDSAAARELRDIAGALARRPRGLGDLRLKVTPT from the coding sequence GTGACGGAAACGTCAGCTACAACGCTGGAGGAAATTGACGCGGCCTTGGGGACCGTGATCGATCCTGAACTTCGCAAACCCATCACGGAGCTCGGCATGGTGGCTGGCACCGCGTTCGACGACGGCGTGGTCACCGTCGACATTCTGCTCACCATTGCGGGCTGTCCGCTTCGGGGCACGATTACCCGGGATGTTGAGGCAGCGGTTGGCGGCTTGCCGGGCGTTTCGGCAGTGGAGGTCCGGCTAGGGGTGATGACCCAGGAGCAGCGGGACCGGCTCAAGGAACAGCTCAAAGGGCCCGGCGACCGGTTGGGTATCCCCTTCAACGACCCCGGGTCCCTTACCCGGATCTATGCGGTGGCCAGCGGAAAAGGCGGCGTCGGTAAATCCAGTGTCACAGTGAACCTTGCGGTGGCGATGGCCGCGCAGGGGCTGCGCGTAGGGATTGTCGACGCCGATGTGTACGGCTTCTCCGTGCCGTCACTGATGGGGATCACCCAGGCGCCCACCCGGGTTGATGAGATGATCCTGCCCCCCGTGGCAATGGACGTCAAGGTCATCTCCATCGGCATGTTCATCACCGGCAACCAGCCGGTCGCATGGCGAGGACCGATGCTGCACCGGGCACTGGAACAGTTCCTTGGCGACGTGCATTTTGGTGACCTGGATGTCCTTTTCCTGGACCTGCCTCCCGGCACGGGAGACATCGCGATCTCGGTCGCACAGCTCCTCCCCTCATCCGAGCTGCTGGTGGTCACCACGCCGCAGACGGCCGCAGCTGACGTGGCCGAGCGGGCGGGCACCATCGCCGCCCAGACCGGGCAGAAAGTCTCGGGAGTCATCGAGAACATGTCCTGGCTTGAGCTTCCCGGCGGGGAACGGATGGAACTCTTCGGCCGGGGTGGAGGAGCGGCCCTCGCGGGGCGCCTCACCGATGCGATGGGATACCCGGTACCGTTGCTGGGCAGTGTCCCACTCGAGGTTGCGCTGCGGGAGGGCGGCGACAGCGGCCAACCCATCGTCGCCGGCGCCAGCGACTCGGCCGCCGCACGGGAACTCCGCGACATCGCGGGGGCCCTTGCGCGCCGTCCACGTGGGCTCGGCGACCTGCGGCTGAAGGTCACTCCCACCTAG
- a CDS encoding DUF1003 domain-containing protein, producing the protein MAERIKTTATGLDTPRESRTRWLPRLRPNPDRFGSATENFARFMGTPQFLFYMTVFVALWLAWNSWAPGGLRFDSAAIGFTLLTLMLSLQASYAAPLLLLAQNRQDDRDRVSLRQDRQRAERNLSDTEYLTREIAELRIAIREVATRDYVRSELRSVLEEILDTEDKDTALHKKARRRSGEQTASLPKLQPNRTDRT; encoded by the coding sequence ATGGCTGAGCGAATTAAAACCACTGCGACGGGGCTCGACACCCCCCGTGAGAGCAGGACCCGCTGGCTCCCCCGCCTGCGCCCCAACCCTGACCGGTTCGGCAGCGCCACCGAAAACTTTGCCCGGTTCATGGGGACCCCCCAGTTCCTGTTCTACATGACCGTTTTCGTTGCTCTCTGGCTTGCCTGGAACTCGTGGGCACCCGGCGGGCTGCGTTTCGACAGCGCCGCGATCGGTTTCACCCTGCTGACCCTGATGCTGTCCCTGCAGGCGTCCTACGCCGCTCCCCTGCTCCTGTTGGCCCAGAACAGGCAGGACGACCGCGACCGGGTGTCACTCCGCCAGGACCGTCAGCGTGCCGAACGCAACCTGTCCGACACCGAGTACCTGACCCGCGAGATCGCGGAACTCCGCATCGCCATCCGTGAGGTTGCCACCCGCGACTACGTCAGGTCGGAGCTCCGCTCAGTGCTCGAGGAGATCCTCGACACCGAGGACAAGGACACCGCACTGCATAAAAAGGCCCGGCGCCGGAGCGGCGAGCAAACAGCGTCCCTGCCAAAACTCCAACCCAACCGGACAGACCGGACGTGA